One genomic region from Cataglyphis hispanica isolate Lineage 1 chromosome 11, ULB_Chis1_1.0, whole genome shotgun sequence encodes:
- the LOC126853128 gene encoding uncharacterized protein LOC126853128: MRPDSRSVSFTFHREVLAARNSPEMVRPSRNLRQRLQDRFEKTGDGAKEKSPKTKEAADRTWNNISLGNVSADSRRALRNGAEKLSRTISSVRTTFGTISQKFRSSTRRRQRLEEQQSPCNMQTPQTRSRQLLGRTPTKLYSPFGIESPRHAWDKENDASTPVRASSPECNTRYINCRPFRFAKAKGFSVLR; encoded by the exons ATGCGGCCGGACTCGCGTAGCGTGTCGTTTACGTTTCACCGGGAGGTGCTCGCCGCGCGAAACTCGCCGGAGATGGTGAGGCCTTCGCGGAACTTGCGCCAGCGTTTGCAGGATCGATTCGAGAAGACCGGCGACGGCGCGAAGGAGAAATCGCCGAAGACGAAGGAAGCGGCCGACCGGACCTGGAACAACATCAGCCTCGGCAACGTGTCCGCGGATTCGAGACGAGCTTTACGGAACGGCGCTGAGAAGCTATCCAGGACAATATCCTCCGTGCGCACAACCTTCGGCACGATATCTCAG aaattcagAAGTTCCACACGCAGACGTCAGAGATTGGAGGAACAGCAGTCACCGTGCAACATGCAGACGCCTCAGACTCGTTCCCGCCAACTCTTAGGTCGCACGCCGACGAAACTCTACAGTCCCTTTGGCATCGAGTCGCCGAGGCATGCCTGGGACAAAGAGAACGATGCCAGCACGCCGGTACGCGCCTCGTCACCGGAATGCAACACGCGTTACATAAACTGTAGACCGTTTCGCTTCGCAAAGGCCAAAGGATTCTCCGTGTTGAGATAA
- the LOC126853110 gene encoding innexin inx3, translating to MAVFGLVSAVAGFVKVRYLIDKAIIDNMVFRMHYRITSAILFLCCIIVTANNLIGDPINCISELGGAGHVINTFCWITYTFTLPANNAKPVSTHVAHPGLGVDVGEKRFHSYYQWVPFMLFFQGVLFYMPHWMWKQWEEGKIRIISEGMRGAMVETKQERQAKVERLVQYLIETLHLHNSYAAGYFFCEALNFLNTVGNIFFVDTFLGGAFLTYGMDVVKFSNMNQEQRSDPMIEVFPRVTKCTFHKFGASGTIQKLDALCVLALNILNEKIYIFLWFWFIVLAIMSGLAMLYSMAIVLMPSTRETILKKRFKFGTPTTVSALIRKTQVGDFLMLHLLGQNMNLMMFNEVLEELCRRLQFGSGSGASPTSVPSAPSTLEMSPIYPEIEKYAKDTEI from the exons ATGGCGGTGTTCGGCTTAGTCTCGGCGGTCGCCGGCTTTGTCAAGGTGCGGTATCTGATTGACAAGGCCATCATCGACAACATGGTTTTCAGGATGCATTACAGGATCACGTCGGCCATTCTGTTTCTCTGTTGCATCATCGTCACCGCCAATAACTTGATAG GCGATCCTATCAACTGTATATCGGAACTTGGCGGAGCCGGCCACGTGATCAATACTTTCTGCTGGATTACGTACACGTTCACGCTACCGGCAAACAACGCGAAACCTGTGTCTACCCACGTGGCCCATCCGGGTCTGGGTGTCGATGTCGGCGAAAAGAGGTTCCACTCGTACTATCAATGGGTGCCGTTCATGCTGTTCTTCCAAGGCGTGCTCTTCTACATGCCGCACTGGATGTGGAAGCAGTGGGAAGAGGGTAAGATCAGAATAATATCCGAGGGCATGAGAGGTGCCATGGTCGAGACCAAGCAGGAGCGGCAGGCCAAGGTCGAAAGACTGGTCCAGTATCTCATCGAGACCCTGCATCTACACAACAGCTACGCCGCCGGATACTTTTTCTGCGAAGCCCTCAACTTTCTCAATACC GTCGGTAACATATTCTTCGTGGATACTTTCCTGGGCGGCGCTTTCCTTACGTATGGCATGGACGTAGTCAAGTTCAGCAACATGAATCAGGAGCAGCGGTCCGATCCGATGATCGAGGTGTTTCCGCGCGTGACCAAGTGCACCTTCCACAAATTTGGTGCCTCCGGCACGATACAGAAATTGGATGCGCTCTGCGTATTAGCACTCAATATTCTTAATGAGAAGATCTACATATTCCTGTGGTTCTGGTTTATCGTCCTGGCTATCATGTCCGGCTTGGCTATGCTGTACAGCATGGCCATAGTGTTGATGCCCAGCACGCGCGAGACGATCCTCAAGAAGCGCTTCAAGTTCGGTACACCGACTACGGTCAGCGCGCTCATCCGAAAGACTCAG GTCGGCGACTTCCTAATGCTCCATCTACTAGGTCAAAACATGAATCTCATGATGTTCAATGAGGTGCTAGAGGAGTTGTGTCGCCGTTTACAGTTTGGCAGCGGCAGCGGCGCATCGCCAACGTCGGTACCGTCAGCGCCCAGCACTCTCGAGATGTCGCCGATATATCCAGAGATCGAGAAATACGCAAAGGACACCGAGATCTAA